A window from Sphingobacterium hotanense encodes these proteins:
- a CDS encoding SusC/RagA family TonB-linked outer membrane protein: MCKKRLSRAFLASTFYPITSVLTLALLTPDAVLASNLKESSSIHALAFQEVVSGTIKGATGPLAAVTISVKEDPKIISSTDENGAFSINAKVGQTLIISAVGYEKVERKIESNNMNIDLEESVNSLDEVVVVGYGIQQKKESLTGALQNVSGQKLRDVTTPSVENMLNGKAAGVYVAPSTGRPGTRGAVVIRGQASVNGVTSPLWVIDGVIVGYSPGDLNPDDIANLTVLKDAASTSLYGSQGANGVVVVTTKAPRSQKMQLSYSTKLGFNQLTNGNMQMMNGAELYDYFASFQNASDIKFPRWNEELRNSNFDWWDVATRNGFTQNHNISLQGGNETLQSYLSLGYYNELGAVKGFDYDRYNIRLNTVYKPFEWLSIKPSIVAARRGTDDRQYDTGAMVTNLPWDSPYDADGSLVPHRYSGWVNNASTNYLYDLQWNKSATTNYELQGNFDFDIRLTDWLTFASVNSYRTNLYSSSGYTDPRSNGGESVLGRITEYRLDNTRRYTNQLLRFNKTWDKHAVNGIVAYEFNDFNEKIIDIYGTGFLPGFEVLDVVAKPERTKGSINEWATQSYLANANYAYDNRYLAQASFRRDGASNFGTDVKYGNFFSISGAWNIHNESWFNVDKINNLKLRAAYGSVGNKPTSLYPQYDLYAITSQSGYNGTPGALINQIGNPNLQWENTYTAGVGVDAGFFNNRLRLTADYYNKTTDNVLFQVPVTGLIGVTSIWRNVGEMQNRGYELTIGGDIIKKGDWLWSMDLNLGHNKNKLTDLYKTLQNGELISKPIIAGDNSGIAGSAQRLLEIGAPVDTYYMIEWAGVNPDNGKPMWYKDDLDAEGNVIGKSKTEKYAEGTYRKMGKAAADLFGGFGTFVAYKDFDLTANFGFSIGGQKYNYARQELDADGAYVDRNQMKLQDGWSRWEKPGDVATHPVARYNNSNNGNKASSRYLESNDFLRLRSLAVGYSFKLPQYYLSNVRVFLSGENLFTWTDYSGVDPEATIHPETGKLLETALPAVYPATRKFMFGLNVTF; encoded by the coding sequence ATGTGCAAAAAAAGATTATCCAGGGCATTTCTTGCCAGTACGTTTTACCCAATTACATCGGTACTGACATTAGCCCTACTTACCCCAGATGCTGTGTTAGCATCTAACCTAAAAGAATCCAGTTCTATTCATGCCCTTGCTTTTCAAGAAGTAGTTAGTGGTACTATTAAAGGTGCTACAGGACCATTAGCCGCTGTTACCATCAGCGTGAAAGAAGATCCAAAAATCATCTCTTCAACAGATGAAAATGGAGCCTTCTCCATCAATGCTAAAGTGGGCCAAACCTTAATTATCTCCGCTGTAGGCTATGAAAAAGTAGAACGTAAAATCGAATCGAATAACATGAATATCGACTTGGAAGAATCTGTAAATTCTTTAGATGAAGTCGTTGTAGTGGGTTATGGTATTCAACAAAAGAAAGAAAGCTTAACTGGTGCATTACAAAATGTGAGCGGCCAAAAACTTAGAGACGTAACGACTCCATCGGTGGAGAACATGTTGAACGGTAAAGCTGCTGGTGTGTATGTAGCGCCAAGTACCGGTAGACCGGGAACCCGTGGTGCTGTTGTTATCCGCGGACAAGCATCGGTAAACGGTGTTACTAGCCCACTATGGGTAATCGATGGTGTAATCGTAGGGTACAGCCCAGGCGATTTAAACCCCGATGATATCGCCAATCTAACCGTGCTGAAAGACGCTGCTTCAACTTCACTCTACGGATCGCAAGGAGCCAATGGTGTGGTAGTCGTGACGACAAAAGCACCTAGATCGCAGAAAATGCAACTTTCCTATTCTACGAAATTAGGCTTCAACCAATTGACGAATGGAAATATGCAAATGATGAACGGTGCAGAATTATATGATTACTTCGCATCTTTCCAAAACGCAAGTGACATCAAATTCCCGAGATGGAATGAAGAGTTAAGAAACTCAAACTTCGATTGGTGGGATGTCGCAACTCGCAACGGATTCACCCAAAACCACAACATTTCCCTACAAGGCGGTAATGAAACTTTACAATCTTACCTTTCCCTAGGATATTACAATGAATTAGGAGCAGTCAAAGGTTTTGACTACGACCGCTACAATATCCGTTTGAATACGGTTTACAAGCCATTCGAATGGTTGAGCATCAAACCTTCGATCGTTGCCGCACGTAGAGGTACCGACGATAGACAATATGATACAGGTGCGATGGTGACTAACCTTCCTTGGGATAGCCCATATGATGCGGATGGAAGTTTAGTACCACACCGCTACAGCGGATGGGTAAACAATGCAAGCACGAACTACTTATACGACTTGCAATGGAACAAATCTGCAACCACTAACTATGAACTACAAGGTAACTTCGACTTTGATATTCGATTAACAGATTGGTTGACATTCGCATCGGTAAATAGCTACCGCACGAACTTATATTCTTCCTCAGGATACACAGATCCACGTTCCAATGGAGGTGAAAGTGTGTTAGGCCGTATCACAGAATATCGTTTAGACAATACACGGCGCTATACGAACCAATTATTGCGCTTCAACAAAACGTGGGACAAGCATGCAGTTAATGGTATTGTTGCCTATGAATTCAACGATTTCAACGAAAAGATTATTGATATCTATGGAACAGGCTTCTTACCTGGCTTCGAGGTGTTGGACGTTGTTGCTAAACCAGAGCGTACAAAAGGTTCAATCAACGAATGGGCAACTCAGTCTTATCTTGCCAATGCAAACTACGCATACGACAACCGCTATTTAGCGCAAGCGTCCTTCCGTAGAGATGGTGCTTCCAATTTCGGTACCGACGTAAAATATGGCAATTTCTTCTCCATCAGTGGAGCATGGAATATCCACAACGAAAGCTGGTTCAATGTTGATAAAATCAACAACTTAAAACTTCGCGCAGCATACGGTTCTGTAGGTAATAAGCCAACATCATTATATCCACAGTACGACCTTTATGCAATCACTTCCCAATCAGGCTACAACGGTACACCGGGTGCTTTAATTAACCAAATCGGAAACCCGAACCTACAATGGGAGAACACCTATACTGCAGGCGTAGGAGTAGATGCGGGATTCTTCAACAATCGCTTACGCCTAACCGCTGATTACTACAACAAAACGACAGACAACGTATTGTTCCAAGTTCCGGTAACAGGCTTAATCGGGGTTACATCGATTTGGAGAAATGTTGGTGAAATGCAAAATAGAGGTTATGAATTGACTATTGGTGGTGATATCATCAAAAAAGGAGACTGGTTATGGAGTATGGACCTCAATTTAGGACATAACAAAAACAAATTGACCGACCTTTACAAAACCTTGCAAAACGGCGAATTGATCTCAAAACCTATTATTGCGGGCGACAACTCCGGCATCGCGGGTTCGGCACAACGCCTATTAGAGATTGGCGCTCCTGTCGACACCTATTACATGATCGAATGGGCTGGCGTAAATCCAGACAACGGTAAACCAATGTGGTACAAAGATGATTTGGACGCTGAAGGAAATGTAATCGGCAAAAGCAAAACAGAAAAATACGCTGAGGGAACATACCGTAAAATGGGCAAAGCAGCAGCAGACTTATTCGGCGGATTCGGAACGTTCGTAGCTTACAAAGACTTCGATTTGACAGCGAACTTCGGTTTCTCTATCGGTGGACAGAAATACAACTATGCACGCCAGGAATTAGATGCTGACGGAGCATATGTTGACAGAAACCAAATGAAATTACAAGATGGTTGGAGCCGTTGGGAAAAACCAGGCGATGTAGCCACTCACCCGGTAGCACGCTACAACAACTCCAACAACGGTAACAAAGCATCATCAAGATACCTGGAAAGCAATGACTTCTTAAGATTAAGATCATTAGCTGTAGGTTATTCATTCAAACTACCTCAATACTATTTAAGCAACGTGAGAGTATTCTTGTCTGGCGAAAACTTATTCACATGGACAGATTACTCGGGTGTAGATCCAGAAGCAACGATCCATCCGGAAACTGGAAAACTGTTGGAAACAGCGCTTCCTGCGGTTTACCCTGCAACACGTAAGTTTATGTTTGGTTTGAATGTTACATTTTAA
- the rimM gene encoding ribosome maturation factor RimM (Essential for efficient processing of 16S rRNA) → MTIDQTFYIGYISKTRGLKGEVQLFFEFEDYMDLDFDVLFLEVNKKLVPYFVDTLKMHNNSTAYATFEDIDHIDKAQPLIKKKMYLPLDQKPERDPDDFRYTDLVGYMAIEEEEGELGEITQVQEMPQQFIATVDMDGTEVMFPLNENFIVGIDPEEQVVVLRLPEGLIDMYFEQ, encoded by the coding sequence ATGACAATCGATCAAACATTCTATATAGGTTACATCAGTAAAACCCGCGGCTTGAAAGGGGAGGTGCAATTATTCTTTGAATTTGAGGACTATATGGATTTGGATTTTGATGTATTGTTTCTCGAGGTGAATAAGAAGTTAGTACCCTACTTCGTTGATACGTTGAAGATGCACAACAATAGTACGGCTTACGCTACTTTTGAGGACATCGATCATATTGATAAGGCCCAGCCTTTGATCAAGAAGAAAATGTATTTGCCGCTAGATCAGAAGCCTGAGCGCGATCCCGATGATTTCCGTTACACGGATTTAGTAGGTTACATGGCAATTGAAGAGGAAGAAGGTGAGCTTGGGGAGATTACACAGGTACAAGAGATGCCGCAGCAGTTCATCGCTACGGTCGATATGGATGGCACGGAAGTGATGTTCCCATTGAACGAAAACTTCATTGTAGGCATAGATCCTGAGGAACAGGTTGTTGTACTTCGTCTTCCTGAGGGATTGATCGATATGTATTTCGAGCAGTAG
- a CDS encoding methylenetetrahydrofolate reductase → MKIVDHIKNAQGKTLYSFELLPPAKGQGIQSIFKTMDELMEFNPPFIDVTYHREDYLYKQHSSGLLERVAYRKRPGTVAICAAIMSKYKVDAVPHLICGGFTKEETENALIDLNFLGIDNVLVLRGDARKGDSDFIPTVGGHAYATDLLEQVVDMNNGRYLHEDIESSAKTDFCIGVAGYPEKHFEAPNFNTDFKWLKKKVEMGAEFIVTQMFFNVEKYKEFVTKCREHGIHVPIIPGLKPLTTKNQLITLPRIFHLDIPEELSDAVDACKTNADVRQVGEEWLVQQCKELIEFGAPVLHFYTMSNPGPTKKIVEKLV, encoded by the coding sequence ATGAAAATCGTAGACCACATTAAGAACGCACAGGGTAAGACCCTATATTCATTTGAGTTATTGCCACCGGCAAAAGGACAGGGAATTCAGAGTATTTTCAAGACCATGGATGAGCTTATGGAGTTCAATCCGCCTTTCATCGATGTTACTTACCATCGCGAGGATTACCTGTATAAACAGCATTCCAGTGGTCTATTAGAGCGTGTTGCCTATCGTAAGCGTCCGGGCACTGTTGCTATCTGTGCTGCGATTATGAGTAAGTATAAGGTGGATGCGGTTCCGCATTTGATCTGTGGCGGTTTTACGAAAGAGGAGACCGAGAATGCCTTGATCGATTTAAACTTTTTGGGTATCGATAATGTGTTGGTACTACGCGGAGACGCGAGAAAAGGTGATTCGGACTTTATACCGACGGTTGGTGGTCATGCCTATGCGACGGATCTTCTGGAGCAGGTCGTTGATATGAACAATGGTCGTTATCTGCATGAGGATATCGAGAGCTCGGCAAAGACCGACTTCTGTATCGGAGTGGCGGGCTATCCGGAGAAGCACTTCGAGGCACCAAACTTTAATACAGACTTTAAATGGTTGAAGAAGAAGGTGGAAATGGGTGCGGAGTTTATTGTTACGCAAATGTTCTTCAACGTGGAGAAGTACAAGGAATTTGTGACGAAATGTCGTGAGCATGGTATCCATGTTCCGATTATTCCGGGTTTGAAACCCCTGACAACGAAGAATCAGTTGATTACGCTTCCTCGAATCTTTCACTTGGATATCCCTGAGGAATTGAGCGATGCTGTGGATGCATGTAAGACTAATGCGGATGTGCGCCAGGTAGGCGAGGAGTGGTTAGTGCAACAGTGTAAAGAACTGATTGAGTTTGGCGCGCCGGTACTACATTTCTATACAATGAGTAATCCGGGACCGACGAAGAAGATTGTAGAAAAATTAGTTTAG